One window from the genome of Populus alba chromosome 15, ASM523922v2, whole genome shotgun sequence encodes:
- the LOC118057169 gene encoding uncharacterized protein, translating into MVKLASAKESRMYGPMLARNKGEYMNARLCVFAAIVLVGGFVAELSKEPKPGLVLLLIAQLLIIVVNLHDLVAHLAGIDYRFPLLGFDTQLALVEFAVPVVQASGALLSFLGILFLFIQEYKGYGHFKLERHALNLLIGPALGVLGSIHNSCQIYERVDGHVQILQQSVHVPFLMGSLLFLVGSILNIHEQAGRGHHGLKLLGKTWVWTGICGSLMSFIGGLANVVKVFKMQQIDGVRLEKLRGGAQERLIREREGHSPLILEEEGRRKMIAAETRAAHISATTPYRDVLVGQP; encoded by the exons ATGGTGAAACTAGCATCAGCTAAAGAGAGTAGAATGTACGGGCCAATGCTAGCTAGAAATAAAGGAGAATATATGAACGCAAGGCTGTGTGTGTTTGCAGCTATTGTGCTTGTTGGTGGGTTTGTGGCTGAATTGTCAAAGGAACCCAAGCCAGGTCTTGTGCTTTTGCTTATAGCTCAGCTACTTATCATAGTGGTTAATCTTCATGATCTTGTTGCACATCTAGCCGGGATTGATTATCGGTTTCCTTTACTGGGGTTTGATACACAGCTTGCACTTGTTGAGTTTGCGGTTCCTGTGGTTCAAGCCTCGGGagctttgctttctttcttgggtattctttttctttttattcag GAATACAAGGGATATGGGCACTTCAAATTGGAAAGGCATGCTCTAAACTTGCTAATTGGACCGGCTTTGGGGGTGCTCGGATCCATACACAACTCTTGCCAGATATATGAGAGAGTTGATGGGCATGTACAAATCTTGCAACAGAGCGTCCACGTCCCATTTTTAATGGGAAGTTTGTTGTTCTTGGTTGGTTCCATTCTCAATATTCATGAGCAAGCGGGACGGGGCCATCATGGACTGAAGCTATTG GGCAAGACTTGGGTCTGGACAGGCATCTGTGGAAGTCTAATGAGTTTTATAGGGGGATTAGCAAACGTGGTCAAGGTGTTCAAGATGCAGCAAATTGATGGAGTCCGGTTAGAGAAATTGAGAGGAGGGGCTCAAGAGCGTTTGATACGAGAGAGGGAGGGTCACTCACCACTCATCCTAGAAGAGGAGGGGAGACGGAAAATGATAGCAGCGGAAACGAGAGCAGCACATATTTCTGCAACAACTCCTTACAGGGATGTGCTTGTAGGCCAGCCATGA
- the LOC118057222 gene encoding bidirectional sugar transporter SWEET3 isoform X1, producing the protein MGDTLRLAVGVMGNAAALLLFSAPILTFCRVIRKKSTEEFSCVPYTIALLNCLLYTWYGLPVISCRWEKFPVVTINGLGILFELSFILIYLWFTSAKGKKKVAITMIPVILVFCITAAISLLSFHDHHHRKIFVGSVALVTSVVMYGSPLVVVKQVIKTKSVEYMPFNLSFFSFVSSSLWMVYGLLSHDLFLMLPNLVGIPLGILQLVLYCKYRKRGIKEESHKWDLEIRNEEKSKQLQLVINDSNINDKS; encoded by the exons ATGGGAGATACGCTGCGCCTAGCAGTGGGAGTCATGG GTAATGCAGCTGCTCTGTTGCTTTTTTCAGCACCTAT ATTAACTTTCTGTAGGGTCATCAGGAAGAAAAGCACTGAAGAGTTCTCATGTGTTCCTTACACCATTGCACTGCTAAACTGTCTCCTTTACACATGGTATGGGTTGCCTGTCATAAGCTGCAGATGGGAAAAATTCCCTGTGGTCACCATCAATGGATTAGGGATTCTTTTTGAGCTTTCCTTCATTCTCATATATTTATGGTTCACTTCAGCCAAAGGAAAG AAGAAGGTTGCTATCACAATGATACCTGTCATCCTAGTGTTCTGCATCACGGCAGCTATCTCATTGCTTTCTTTCCATGATCACCACCATCGCAAGATATTTGTCGGGAGTGTTGCTCTTGTGACCTCTGTGGTCATGTATGGTTCTCCACTAGTGGTTGTG AAACAAGTGATAAAGACAAAGAGCGTAGAATACATGCCATTCAACCTTTCGTTTTTCTCTTTCGTTTCAAGTTCTCTTTGGATGGTATATGGACTACTGAGCCATGATCTCTTTCTCATG CTCCCAAATCTTGTTGGCATCCCCTTAGGGATCCTCCAACTTGTGCTGTACTGCAAGTACAGAAAAAGAGGAATCAAGGAAGAATCACACAAATGGGATCTGGAAATTAGGAATGAAGAGAAATCCAAACAGTTGCAGCTAGTGATTAACGACAGTAATATTAATGACAAAAGTTAA
- the LOC118057222 gene encoding bidirectional sugar transporter SWEET3 isoform X2, whose protein sequence is MGDTLRLAVGVMGNAAALLLFSAPILTFCRVIRKKSTEEFSCVPYTIALLNCLLYTWYGLPVISCRWEKFPVVTINGLGILFELSFILIYLWFTSAKGKKKVAITMIPVILVFCITAAISLLSFHDHHHRKIFVGSVALVTSVVMYGSPLVVVLPNLVGIPLGILQLVLYCKYRKRGIKEESHKWDLEIRNEEKSKQLQLVINDSNINDKS, encoded by the exons ATGGGAGATACGCTGCGCCTAGCAGTGGGAGTCATGG GTAATGCAGCTGCTCTGTTGCTTTTTTCAGCACCTAT ATTAACTTTCTGTAGGGTCATCAGGAAGAAAAGCACTGAAGAGTTCTCATGTGTTCCTTACACCATTGCACTGCTAAACTGTCTCCTTTACACATGGTATGGGTTGCCTGTCATAAGCTGCAGATGGGAAAAATTCCCTGTGGTCACCATCAATGGATTAGGGATTCTTTTTGAGCTTTCCTTCATTCTCATATATTTATGGTTCACTTCAGCCAAAGGAAAG AAGAAGGTTGCTATCACAATGATACCTGTCATCCTAGTGTTCTGCATCACGGCAGCTATCTCATTGCTTTCTTTCCATGATCACCACCATCGCAAGATATTTGTCGGGAGTGTTGCTCTTGTGACCTCTGTGGTCATGTATGGTTCTCCACTAGTGGTTGTG CTCCCAAATCTTGTTGGCATCCCCTTAGGGATCCTCCAACTTGTGCTGTACTGCAAGTACAGAAAAAGAGGAATCAAGGAAGAATCACACAAATGGGATCTGGAAATTAGGAATGAAGAGAAATCCAAACAGTTGCAGCTAGTGATTAACGACAGTAATATTAATGACAAAAGTTAA